The Arachis ipaensis cultivar K30076 chromosome B05, Araip1.1, whole genome shotgun sequence nucleotide sequence GAACCACTTGATGGCCGATCCAGTGAGCGCTATTGGGAAGGCTCGACAACATACGACTTCGAATACCCCTTCCAGGTTCATTCGGGCTTCAAACGCCGTTAGGTGCTCCTGCGGGTCCTTTGTCCCGTTGTATCGCAAGTTCATAGGCTTGTCAAAGTGCCTCAGGAGGTGGACCCGTAGGATCTTGTTGGAAAATGGGGTTACACCCATAACTACGGGCTCATCACATCATCTTCTTTTCCCGTCAGAGATCGGGCATCCCTCCTGAGGCCTGGTCCCCGAATGCCCTTTTGACGATGGCTGGAAACAATCACGGGCTGCTACCTCCCTCTCTAGGTTCTACAATCCAGGAGTTGTTTGACCCGGTTCCCCAAAAGGCCAGAAGCCAGCTTCTGGGTTCAAATTTTGGTGACTCCATGGCTGGTTACTGGGGAGTTGTGTTCATCAATGATCTCTTCCGAGATCCAGTCACCCATGGGCCCGGACGCCCTAGGAATTCCTCAGTCCCTGGGTCCCCACAAACGGAGCTAATGTTCAGGTCGAACTTGACTCGACGGGACTGCAACCAGGCAATGGGTGTTCCTTGGCTAATGCTCCTCCGGTACGCTGAGTGAGAACTGAATGGGGGGTGGACCTGCAATGAAATTCAGATGCCAAAGTCAATAAAGTGTGTTTGAGATCGAAAGCTAGGGTTAGGTTGCATACCTTGGGAGAATCGTGGTTTTCCTTCTTACAGGATTCCGACGCTCCTTAAGTCGGAAAGATACGCTGCGTATCCGTAGCATTAAATGCCAGTGGTGGCACTAGAGGAATTCAAGGAATAGGCCGTATCATTGTGCAGATCCCCGATAAGCAGGGTCTGGGATTTGCCCGTTGTTGAGCCATCCGATCTGGAACCTAGGCCCGAAACAAGTATATACATACTGACTCccatttgaaagaaagaaaaagcttctttccaaataattaaacttaatGAGCATGCTTGTATTTTGGAGCCAAAATCTTTCCATTACGAAGCACTTTTTCGAGGTTTTTAGATATCTTTCACTGCTTCTGTAATGTGAGAATCATGACATTTCTGCCTTTGAGTTAGCTTGACAACTTCAAAATTTAATATCTGATATGAGATCTTCTCTTTTTAATGTGTTTTCTTCTCAAGTTTCAGACCAACGTATAACTTAGATAAAATTTCTCTTATATCAACTATACACTTAATCAATTAGTTATCTAACACTTTAATGAAATTTTTAAACTATATTTATGTATGTTAATTATCAAAACTAATATCAGATTAATATGAAGCTAACAAAAAACTATAATGCTACACTAATAAGTGTTTTTTTAACTAAATTCAATCAAGTTAGCACAAGCCTAGCAAAAAAAAGCACGTATATGcgttactgcttcttcttcttggtgCTTTTTCAACGCAGAAATTTTTGTTTATaacacagaaatttttgaacataGAACATAAGTTTTTACTGTAAATGTATTTTATTAGTTAGGTGAGTCAATATTTTGGACATATAGTCTTTTAAAAACTTATACGtcatgcataaaaaaattttgtgttgtgCATCAAAATTTTTCGTGCTGTATACATTTTGTTGGTTGAGTGTCAATATTTTGGACATATAGTCCTTCAAAAATTTGTGTTGTGtattaatatttttgtgtttgtGTACTAAAATTTTTTGTGTTGTGTACTAAAATTTTCGTGCTATATGTATTGTTAGTTAGGTGTCAATATTCTGGACATGgggtcttttaaaaaattttatactatACACCGAAATTTTTGGGTTGTGAATCAAAATGTTTATACTTTAGTTTTCTCAACATATATAGAAGAAGACGAAGATAATGACAACGACAACaacgatgataataataataattatgatgatgatgataaagataaaagagaataaaaaaaaagaaaggaggagaataaattaaacataaaaaaaatatacttatAATAATAAGTAGACTTAATTGGACTTAGTCTAAAAATCGTTTCACCGgctagttttatttaaaaaaaaaaaaaattgacgtAACAAAACAAATCACATTAGTATGTGTAACCTATCACATAAATAACTAATGGAGTAAACTAAAAGTTGGAATCTAAAACAAATttctaaattataaaaatcaaaGACTAGAATTAATTTTTCTATAGGGACCAAAACTAAAACTTAACTATTTTACAAAAAAGCAAAAACATTTTAAACCCaatggaaaagagaaaaaaaaaaaagaaatttatgtTAGATACCCAGATAACGAGCATACACTGATTGAAAATTCAAAGTATACGATATTCAGCATTAACACATGAACCTAGGCGGTAAAGTAACCACAAGAGCGTTACTTGCCTGTGACAAACATTAATAAAAAGGAGGTGAACTTGTGAGGTGCAAATTTAATCCACCTCACCTCATTAGGCTCTCTTATACGTCCTTATCTGTGACAATAAAATAAGTCAAACCCAAACCCCAGCGCCCCCACCCCTTTGGCCCATTACATATTCACAAAAACTTCAATAATAAAAAGGCCATTTCCATCCTCCTCTTCGACATAGGTCTACTCTTTGTGGGGTTACTCTCCCTTTCATTATTCTGTGTTCTACAAAAGTCTTCAAGACCCCACTTCACTTTCAATCTTGTCTTCTTGCAAATACAGGTTTAACTTCCTTGCTCATATCTTATATACTGTTCCATCCAgttattattatttctattttgtaTATATGTCAATATGAATATTATTAATTACTAAATCTTTCATAAGAGATGAGCATCTTGTTGAATTTGTTTCAGCTGGATAAATATAGGAAAATATAAATCAATCACTAATCATATAAAATTTGGATGTCCgaaatttaagttttaaatatataatttttaaaatttttaatatgatattttttaattgattattgattaCTTTTACTTGTCTTTCTAACAAGACCAGATTCAAATTATTTCAATTTATTCCCCGGTTCTTCTTCAAAATAACCACACTTGGCGTATGTTTTAGACTTCTGTTTAATTTCAATTCATGGTTTAGGAAAAAGTGATTTATAACTTGATTCTTtttttcctatattttttttttttaatttcggaAAAAAATAGAAACACTTAGTAGTAGCTATGCAAATAAAAAAACCAAACACACTATTAATGACTTGCATAATAATCCATTCTTTCTGGTTTTAAATTTTGTATTTGGTGAATTTCACTGATACTCGAACAGAGAGAGGGACCCTCAAGAAACTTCGGTGGTGGGTTTTGTCTTACATCAAGTGATGCTGCTTAGGGCTTCTTCTTTCGATTAAAGTTGACTTTCTTTGATACAAGCTATAATAATGGACAAAGATCATCACATTCACAACTATTCGGTATAGCGTGcttctctcgctctctctctctctctctctctcacacacattGCATTTTTATATGTTCTTATTGGATCCATTACAAGCCTTTGGTGCTAGATCTTTTCATTCTCTCTCACACAAGATTGCACTTATTATCAGTTATCATAATGATGTTGTATTGCACCAACAGTTTTGAATCACTACTGCAGGCACCCATGCCCCCAACCCCAAGCTTCAACACACTAGACTACTCTCTTGATCAtaatcaccaccaccaccatctcatGCAGTTTCGCCAAGGCGAATCTTCTGGAGAACACAGCAACGGGATAGCCGATTACATCCCTCAGCAACAGCAACAACTGCCGCCAGCACCGCCGCCATCGTGTTTTTATAATGCAAACTCTTCTTCCTTTGATAAGCTCAGTTTCGCGGATGTGATGCAGTTTGCAGATTTCGGACCAAAGTTAGCCTTAAACCAAGGCAAGCCCTGCGAAGAACCGGGGATTGACCCGGTCTACTTTCTCAAATTCCCGGTCTTAAATGATAAGATGGATGAACACAATATCATGATGATGAATCACGAAAGCGGAGGCTGCAGCGACGGTGGTGGTGGCAGAGAAGAAGTAGAAACAgaagcagaaaacaataatgaTGAGAGGTTCAACAACGGGGAAGAGGAAGATGCTGCCATGGGTGGAGCAGATCAAGAAGATGGAAGGatgaaaggagaagaagaaactgCACGCATTTCCGAAGACAACAACTCAGTGCAGATTCGGTTCCTTGGCCATGGTGAAGATCTGGTGCTGAACCAGAAGAGGAACAACAACTCAACGGCGTTGATGCAggagaacaacaagaacatgaagaggaAGAGGCCGAGAACCGTTAAGACAAGTGAAGAAGTTGAGAGCCAGCGCATGACTCACATCGCTGTTGAAAGGAACCGAAGGAAACAAATGAATGAGCATCTTCGTGTCCTTAGATCCCTCATGCCTGGTTCCTACGTTCAAAGGGTATGTAACTCTAAATTGCACACAAACTAAgaacttttgttttgttttctatttttctttcttttctttatcatCTTTTTCCTGTATTCGTTCAATACTCTATATATTTCATTACCCTAACTTCCTTCTTAACTTCTTCTATGTTAGATTCATttgtttttatcaaaattaacaaaattgttatatgcatataaaaaattaaacattaaattaattattataaatatatattatttaatatgtatttattatttattttatattttatatatattttactatctttttctttcttaaaaaAGATATATGTTACATACGTAATCCAACATGAGATCTTGCTCTTTAGGATAATTGTTTATTAATGTTTTTGTTACTATTTTACGAATAGGGTGATCAAGCATCGATAATTGGAGGAGCTATAGAGTTTGTGAGAGAATTGGAGCAACTACTTCAGTGCTTGGAATCacaaaagagaagaaggctactTGGAGAAGCACAAACAAGACAGGTCGGGGATTCGAATCTCGGAACACAACAGCAGCAGCCTCTTCAACCTCCTTTCTATCCGCCATTGGCATCGCCAAGTGAGCAGATGAAGCTGGTGGAGTTGGAGACCGGACTCCGCGAAGAAACCGCAGAGAGCAAGTCTTGCTTTGCTGATGTTGAAGTCAAGCTTCTCGGATTCGACGCCATGATCAAGATCCTTTCCAGGAGGAGGCCAGGCCAGTTGATCAAAACTATTGCTGCACTTGAAGATCTTCAATTAATTATCCTTCACACCAACATTACCACCATCGAACAGACAGTACTTTATTCTTTCAATGTCAAGGTAATCCATATACATAACGTGATCAACAAACATCCCGCCTATATTTTTATGAGGAATGCTAAGGCCAGcaattttggtattttgtaactatcaattggttatcaatagtatttttaatggtgtgaaattacatctaatggtatctaatggtgggagatctatcacttttgttttgatggttaaatgcttgtcagaaaatacaaaagttgctggcccctagacttttcctatttttattgcGAACATTAGAAGAGAAAAAGTTAGAgatcatcaaaatttattatcttttataattatttagttattaatttaattttttaatttaataatttaacaatATACTTTATctcatattttaaaatattaatggccaaaaataaaattatatggcTTTTTTTTCGGTAGAAAAAGTTGTGCTATTCTAAATTCTATTAATCCAATGTTAATAAGTATTTAAGTTTAATAAACCGATGAAATTACAGTAGAAAATTATCAATGTacttaaaattaattttacacCGTCGTATTATCCAGTCAAATTTCTTTTAGTTTTGCTACAAATAGTAACCAGGAATTAAGCAGCATATATAATTAATTTGCccacaagcaaaaagaaaaaacattATTTGAGATCCTTTAATTTGTTCTAACTAATTGTGTAATCTGGTTTAATTTGTGCAGGTGGCTAGTGAGTCAAGGTTCACCGCAGATGATATAGCCGGCTCCGTTCAACAGATATTCAGTTTCATCCATGCAAACACcagcatataataataataataataataataagaataagaataataatatagtTATTATCAAGTTGTGTACCTACACTACTATATATATTTGTCTTATACCCACATATATATATAACAGTTTGACCCTTTTGTTGTTTGGATTTCCCCTTTAATTTGTCCATGTTTGTCTGCATTATGAAGACAGTAGAACAAGAATACAAGATAATTTAAGTTCTATAGCTAATGGCTAATGGCTAAGGTGCATGTCTTACTTTAGTcacttatatatacatatataggctTACCCGTATATTCTAAATCAGATATATATGTTTatctgatcttttttttttttatttatttatggaaAGAATAAGTGTaggaaattaataattttttatggttaatattaattatttttatttttatttttatttttttttggtaaagTTTAGAGTNNNNNNNNNNNNNNNNNNNNNNNNNNNNNNNTAAAAGAAATTGACTCCCTAATTAAActcttataaaaaatattatttaataattatcacACTTTGTGTTAATAGCAACTCTATATCAAAGTTAAAAAGGTTGTGGTGGTGCTATTTTGTGGTGCTATATTCTAATACATAGATTCTTAGGACGTTCAAATAACATTCTTTATTAACCTAGTTGGGTTgttctagtggttagctcactagttcGCTTAAACAAGTGTCGGAGGTTCAAATCCCGCCGcaacggattagtccttgacattctttattaactatttttctaacattttgttttattgttttttcGGTTTCTCGCGTAAGTAAGCTTTGATAGTTGTTTTATTGCAATTAATTATGTTCACGCATAATATTTGGGAGCAAAACTATTTCTCAACGGGATCTCAGTttaaaaaatgcataaaaaaatattagagaagcagcaaaatttattatttttaattaataattagtcaGCAATgtttaataatataaattaaaggaaAAGTCTAAGAGGccaacaattttattaaattctgtCCAACATATAACcagtaaaagaaaaatgagtaatctctagttattggatgaaatttcataccattaaaatcatcattgatggttacttgatggctacaaatcacaaaagttgctagcTTTCTAGCACTCCtttatattaaaactaaaaaAGTATGCTGTTAGATGGTTAAACTAAGAAtcaaattaatagttaaaaatattaactaaaaataataaattttatttgatattaaattttttcttaaaaaaatagaaatatgaGCCAAGTAAAAATAGAAACATGTTAAATAAGATCACAACAGAatgaattatattaaatatttttcttaaattttacaGAATTCCAAAGTCAGACAAAGTAATATTTACTCAAGACAAATATTTACAAATTACAAATTACAAATTAAAGCACTAAAGATATGATCAACTATATTAGGTATGATCATTTTTTGATTTCCTAtgtatttatttctttttctttttcttttttttttatttttcttctttactcttctttctttaaaaaaaaaagaaaatctagAAAGAGAATATGtaagagaagaagaaggataaGAAGAAAAaacaggaaaagaagaaaagagaagctaaagaaaaagaaaaaaaaaagagaagaagaataagatgtaaaataaaaaaaaaagaaaaagaagagtaaaaaaaaaaatgaaaatatgcaaaaaaaattagaaaaaaaactcAATTANNNNNNNNNNNNNNNNNNNNNNNNNNNNNNNNNNNNNNNNNNNNNNNNNNNNNNNNNNNNNNNNNNNNNNNNNNNNNNNNNNNNNNNNNNNNNNNNNNNNNNNNNNNNNNNNNNNNNNNNNNNNNNNNNNNNNNNNNNNNNNNNNNNNNNNNNNNNNNNNNNNNNNNNNNNNNNNNNNNNNNNNNNNNNNNNNNNNNNNNNNNNNNNNNNNNNNNNNNNNNNNNNNNNNNNNNNNNNNNNNNNNNNNNNNNNNNNNNNNNNNNNNNNNNNNNNNNNNNNNNNNNNNNNNNNNNNNNNNNNNNNNNNNNNNNNNNNNNNNNNNNNNNNNNNNNNNNNNNNNNNNNNNNNNNNNNNNNNNNNNNNNNNNNNNNNNNNNNNNNNNNNNNNNNNNNNNNNNNNNNNNNNNNNNNNNNNNNNNNNNNNNNNNNNNNNNNNNNNNNNNNNNNNNNNNNNNNNNNNNNNNNNNNNNNNNNNNNNNNNNNNNNNNNNNNNNNNNNNNNNNNNNNNNNNNNNNNNNNNNNNNNNNNNNNNNNNNNNNNNNNNNNNNNNNNNNNNNNNNNNNNNNNNNNNNNNNNNNNNNNNNNNNNNNNNNNNNNNNNNNNNNNNNNNNNNNNNNNNNNNNNNNNNNNNNNNNNNNNNNNNNNNNNNNNNNNNNNNNNNNNNNNNNNNNNNNNNNNNNNNNNNNNNNNNNNNNNNNNNNNNNNNNNNNNNNNNNNNNNNNNNNNNNNNNNNNNNNNNNNNNNNNNNNNNNNNNNNNNNNNNNNNNNNNNNNNNNNNNNNNNNNNNNNNNNNNNNNNNNNNNNNNNNNNNNNNNNNNNNNNNNNNNNNNNNNNNNNNNNNNNNNNNNNNNNNNNNNNNNNNNNNNNNNNNNNNNNNNNNNNNNNNNNNNNNNNNNNNNNNNNNNNNNNNNNNNNNNNNNNNNNNNNNNNNNNNNNNNNNNNNNNNNNNNNNNNNNNNNNNNNNNNNNNNNNNNNNNNNNNNNNNNNNNNNNNNNNNNNNNNNNNNNNNNNNNNNNNNNNNNNNNNNNNNNNNNNNNNNNNNNNNNNNNNNNNNNNNNNNNNNNNNNNNNNNNNNNNNNNNNNNNNNNNNNNNNNNNNNNNNNNNNNNNNNNNNNNNNNNNNNNNNNNNNNNNNNNNNNNNNNNNNNNNNNNNNNNNNNNNNNNNNNNNNNNNNNNNNNNNNNNNNNNNNNNNNNNNNNNNNNNNNNNNNNNNNNNNNNNNNNNNNNNNNNNNNNNNNNNNNNNNNNNNNNNNNNNNNNNNNNNNNNNNNNNNNNNNNNNNNNNNNNNNNNNNNNNNNNNNNNNNNNNNNNNNNNNNNNNNNNNNNNNNNNNNNNNNNNNNNNNNNNNNNNNNNNNNNNNNNNNNNNNNNNNNNNNNNNNNNNNNNNNNNNNNNNNNNNNNNNNNNNNNNNNNNNNNNNNNNNNNNNNNNNNNNNNNNNNNNNNNNNNNNNNNNNNNNNNNNNNNNNNNNNNNNNNNNNNNNNNNNNNNNNNNNNNNNNNNNNNNNNNNNNNNNNNNNNNNNNNNNNNNNNNNNNNNNNNNNNNNNNNNNNNNNNNNNNNNNNNNNNNNNNNNNNNNNNNNNNNNNNNNNNNNNNNNNNNNNNNNNNNNNNNNNNNNNNNNNNNNNNNNNNNNNNNNNNNNNNNNNNNNNNNNNNNNNNNNNNNNNNNNNNNNNNNNNNNNNNNNNNNNNNNNNNNNNNNNNNNNNNNNNNNNNNNNNNNNNNNNNNNNNNNNNNNNNNNNNNNNNNNNNNNNNNNNNNNNNNNNNNNNNNNNNNNNNNNNNNNNNNNNNNNNNNNNNNNNNNNNNNNNNNNNNNNNNNNNNNNNNNNNNNNNNNNNNNNNNNNNNNNNNNNNNNNNNNNNNNNNNNNNNNNNNNNNNNNNNNNNNNNNNNNNNNNNNNNNNNNNNNNN carries:
- the LOC107643813 gene encoding transcription factor FAMA — its product is MDKDHHIHNYSAPMPPTPSFNTLDYSLDHNHHHHHLMQFRQGESSGEHSNGIADYIPQQQQQLPPAPPPSCFYNANSSSFDKLSFADVMQFADFGPKLALNQGKPCEEPGIDPVYFLKFPVLNDKMDEHNIMMMNHESGGCSDGGGGREEVETEAENNNDERFNNGEEEDAAMGGADQEDGRMKGEEETARISEDNNSVQIRFLGHGEDLVLNQKRNNNSTALMQENNKNMKRKRPRTVKTSEEVESQRMTHIAVERNRRKQMNEHLRVLRSLMPGSYVQRGDQASIIGGAIEFVRELEQLLQCLESQKRRRLLGEAQTRQVGDSNLGTQQQQPLQPPFYPPLASPSEQMKLVELETGLREETAESKSCFADVEVKLLGFDAMIKILSRRRPGQLIKTIAALEDLQLIILHTNITTIEQTVLYSFNVKVASESRFTADDIAGSVQQIFSFIHANTSI